Proteins encoded together in one Miscanthus floridulus cultivar M001 chromosome 16, ASM1932011v1, whole genome shotgun sequence window:
- the LOC136514103 gene encoding uncharacterized protein: MCELSRMPSSSSSVPARPDNVAEATAATSNGFPVLNPAAALPSQTAHAIAGYGHPTTSGVAAANPMAVRAPGGEPGRNTLELLLRFAGWDSHPPWARSHAAGMSPRGQPLVLSPSVTSPAWAPSSFASGAPAGANGGGSSSVGGRGAVAVQSGAVARRYDPGPGSSGAGRGKPPNARPLQITAAATAATGSSSTSKTKSLPLAGDSAEQERLAPVLAMPTTQGKVAAAANGRVRMRAPKDDISGSSSKPAPSRKPRQRAASKIRTAKDAVAAGASPAVVENQPAAGPAKSGPNTEAQSNGLQIVPVPPPAGNGRKRKQNASAAPPRFSSLAARRSAVDAVAPEAAPAPAKKHTILTWLIDGGFLSDGETVFYVPGGGGGAGAGAEKVVSGAVTRAGVHCRCCDAVVPLPVFEAHASARCVLGAGQQQAWEKLLLVSGDSLLQCMQEAWENEKVKTFHAQAKVRAALELEEEKNSQAKRRLLAKHQKKGVVVERIMSPRMEKIKAGEKDSSDDACGVCADGGELLCCDSCTSTFHPECLAIKVPEGSWSCHYCRCTLCMSNDDPGLSTCQQCARKYHESCRPLLGNGRDIGAYCGETCKKLSAQLSDVTGVTNTTADGFSWSLLRIQKDEPASSQSMPAVLERNVKLAVALGVLNECFNPVKDRRTKIDMLHQAVYSLGSEFKRLSYEGFYTMVLEKDGEIVSAALLRIHGTKVAEMPFAGTLPAYRKQGMMHRLVSAAEQVLASVQVEKLMIPAIASTADTWKRSFSFRPVDPQLREELKRLNLVVITGTTMLHKPVASPPPPLPLLPPPSLQQAGSSEAWWRKYADTVARLTDDERAFLEMDPDTAPPFRYTDLVNGTVSLNRFCRAGSSSSSACAAAVSPWGRSISAALPGPGATAVQPGGGGSWRSCGEAASAMAPQPSYPRGGRSGILHGMK, encoded by the exons ATGTGTGAACTGAGCAGgatgccgtcgtcgtcgtcttcggtGCCGGCGAGGCCGGACAACGTCGCAGAAGCCACGGCCGCCACGAGCAACGGATTCCCCGTGCTCAACCCTGCCGCCGCGTTGCCTTCGCAGACGGCGCACGCGATCGCCGGGTACGGCCACCCGACCACCAGTGGCGTCGCCGCCGCGAACCCCATGGCGGTGCGTGCTCCCGGTGGAGAACCTGGGAGGAACACGCTGGAGCTCCTCTTGCGCTTCGCAGGATGGGATAGCCACCCGCCATGGGCACGGAGCCATGCGGCGGGCATGTCCCCGCGGGGCCAGCCGCTGGTCCTGTCTCCCTCCGTGACGTCCCCCGCGTGGGCCCCGTCGTCGTTCGCCTCCGGGGCGCCGGCCGGAGCGaatggcggcggcagcagcagtgtTGGCGGCCGTGGTGCTGTCGCCGTCCAAAGCGGCGCCGTCGCCCGCAGGTACGATCCTGGTCCCGGCAGTAGCGGCGCGGGGCGCGGGAAACCACCAAACGCGAGGCCCCTTCAAATCACTGCGGCCGCAACCGCCGCCACCGGATCCAGCTCAACCAGCAAGACGAAGTCGCTGCCACTGGCAGGTGACAGCGCAGAACAGGAACGCCTGGCGCCTGTGCTCGCGATGCCGACTACCCAGGGGAAGGTCGCCGCGGCGGCGAATGGCCGCGTCAGGATGCGCGCGCCCAAGGACGACATTAGTGGCAGCAGTAGTAAACCGGCGCCGTCCAGGAAGCCAAGGCAGAGGGCCGCCAGCAAGATACGAACGGCCAAGGACGCGGTCGCCGCTGGCGCGAGCCCCGCCGTCGTCGAGAACCAGCCTGCTGCTGGCCCGGCAAAATCTGGCCCCAACACGGAAGCGCAGAGCAACGGTCTTCAGATCGTCCCTGTTCCGCCGCCGGCAGGCAACGGCAGGAAGAGGAAGCAGAACGCTTCCGCGGCGCCGCCAAGATTCAGCAGCCTGGCCGCCAGGAGGAGCGCCGTGGACGCGGTGGCGCCggaggcggcgccggcgccggcgaagaAGCACACCATCCTGACATGGCTCATTGACGGGGGCTTCCTGTCCGACGGAGAGACGGTGTTCTACGTTccagggggcggcggcggcgcgggcgctggCGCGGAGAAGGTCGTGTCGGGCGCAGTCACCAGGGCCGGCGTCCACTGCAGGTGCTGCGACGCCGTGGTGCCGCTGCCGGTGTTCGAGGCCCACGCCAGTGCCCGGTGCGTCCTCGGCGCCGGGCAGCAGCAGGCGTGGGAGAAGCTCCTGCTCGTGTCCGGCGACTCCCTCCTGCAGTGCATGCAGGAGGCGTGGGAGAACGAGAAGGTGAAGACCTTCCATGCGCAGGCCAAGGTGAGGGCCGCgctggagttggaggaggagaagaacTCGCAGGCCAAGAGGAGGCTCCTCGCGAAGCATCagaagaagggggtcgtcgtcgAGAGGATCATGTCTCCACGgatggagaagatcaaggcaGGCGAGAAGGACTCCAGCGACGACGCCTGCGGCGTCTGCGCCGACGGCGGCGAGCTGCTCTGCTGCGACTCCTGCACCTCCACCTTCCACCCGGAGTGCCTCGCCATCAAG GTTCCAGAGGGCTCGTGGTCGTGCCACTACTGCCGGTGCACGCTGTGCATGTCAAACGATGATCCGGGCCTGTCCACATGCCAGCAGTGTGCTCGCAAGT ATCACGAGAGCTGCCGTCCATTGCTGGGCAACGGGCGCGACATCGGCGCGTACTGCGGCGAGACCTGCAAGAAG CTCTCTGCCCAGCTATCAGATGTGACAGGCGTGACGAACACTACCGCAGACGGTTTCTCGTGGTCTCTCTTGAGGATTCAGAAAGACGAACCAGCCAGCTCCCAGAGCATGCCTGCCGTTCTGGAACGCAACGTGAAGCTTGCAGTGGCGCTCGGCGTGCTCAATGAGTGCTTCAATCCGGTGAAGGATCGGCGCACCAAGATCGATATGCTCCACCAAGCTGTGTATAGCCTTGG GTCTGAATTTAAACGGCTAAGCTACGAAGGGTTCTACACCATGGTTCTGGAGAAGGATGGAGAGATCGTTTCAGCAGCCCTGCTGAG GATCCATGGCACAAAAGTGGCGGAGATGCCCTTCGCGGGCACACTGCCAGCTTACCGGAAACAAGGAATGATGCATCGCCTGGTCAGTGCTGCGGAGCAG GTGCTGGCGTCAGTGCAAGTGGAGAAGCTGATGATACCTGCCATAGCCTCTACGGCGGACACATGGAAGAGGTCCTTCTCCTTCAGGCCCGTGGATCCCCAGCTGAGGGAGGAACTCAAGAGGCTCAACCTggtggtgatcaccggcaccaccATGCTCCACAAACCCGTCgcttcgccgccaccgccgctgccgctgctgccgcctcCATCGCTGCAACAAG CGGGGAGTTCAGAGGCATGGTGGCGCAAGTACGCGGACACGGTGGCGCGCCTGACCGACGACGAGCGGGCGTTCCTGGAGATGGACCCAGACACGGCGCCGCCCTTCCGCTACACCGACCTCGTCAACGGCACCGTGTCCCTGAACAGGTTCTGTCGCGCAGGGAGCTCGTCGTCGTCGGCCTGCGCCGCCGCCGTGTCCCCATGGGGAAGGAGCATCAGCGCTGCCCTGCCGGGGCCGGGAGCTACTGCCGTGCAGCCGGGCGGTGGCGGCAGCTGGCGTTCTTGCGGCGAGGCTGCGAGCGCCATGGCCCCCCAGCCCAGCTACCCGCGCGGCGGCCGCAGCGGTATACTCCATGGCATGAAGTGA